Proteins encoded together in one Misgurnus anguillicaudatus unplaced genomic scaffold, ASM2758022v2 HiC_scaffold_34, whole genome shotgun sequence window:
- the LOC141363378 gene encoding integrin beta-2-like → MLLSICLRGLLLLLVGKHAYSEEQCLKGSVNTCDDCIKSGPGCAWCTDLNFTKTGEQEAVRCNTVSELKGKGCKGRIDPPNKLNIIENKPLIAGKNPVQIQPQEIKLDLRPGKPHTFQLEFKQAEGYPVDLYYLMDLSYSMKDDLENVKKLGLFLLEELKKITGNARIGFGSFVDKTLLPFTDTNEAKLQSPCPDKNVRCQPAFGFQHVLPLTSDGEKFKEMVARQDISGNLDPPEGSLDAIMQAAVCVDEIGWGNSTRLLVVATDDGFHMAGDGKLAAILEPNQETCQLVNQKYSKSNIWDYPSVGQIARKLEEKNIQPIFAVTKNMESVYTVSKMLL, encoded by the exons ATGTTGCTGTCAATTTGCCTGAGGGGGCTTCTCTTGTTGTTGGTAGGAAAACATG CATACTCTGAGGAGCAATGCTTAAAAGGTTCAGTAAACACATGTGATGACTGCATCAAATCTGGACCTGGCTGTGCCTGGTGTACAGACTTG AATTTCACCAAGACTGGAGAGCAGGAAGCAGTACGGTGCAACACTGTTAGTGAGCTTAAAGGAAAAGGATGCAAGGGTAGAATAGACCCTCcgaataaattaaatataattgaaaACAAGCCCCTGATTGCTGGTAAAAATCCAGTGCAAATCCAACCACAAGAAATTAAGCTGGATCTTAGACCTG GGAAACCCCATACATTTCAGCTGGAATTTAAACAAGCAGAAGGCTATCCAGTGGATCTTTACTACCTGATGGATCTCTCCTACTCTATGAAAGATGATCTGgagaatgttaaaaaattgggaTTATTTTTACTCGAAGAGCTTAAAAAAATCACTGGCAATGCCAGAATAG GTTTTGGTTCATTTGTCGACAAGACACTTCTTCCATTTACGGACACCAATGAAGCAAAGCTCCAAAGCCCTTGTCCAGACAAAAATGTACGTTGTCAGCCAGCATTTGGCTTTCAGCATGTCCTTCCTTTGACCTCTGATGGGGAAAAATTTAAAGAAATGGTGGCCAGGCAGGACATATCCGGAAACCTGGACCCTCCAGAGGGAAGCCTGGATGCCATCATGCAAGCTGCCGTTTGTGTG GATGAGATTGGCTGGGGAAATAGCACTCGGCTGCTGGTGGTGGCCACAGATGATGGCTTTCATATGGCAGGGGACGGAAAACTTGCCgccattttggaaccaaaccaAGAAACTTGTCAGCTGGTCAACCAGAAGTACAGCAAAAGCAACATCTGG GATTACCCATCTGTTGGTCAGATAGCTCGTAAACTGGAAGAGAAAAATATACAACCGATTTTTGCCGTCACCAAGAATATGGAAAGTGTGTACACAGTAAGTAAAATGCTTTTGTAG